Proteins co-encoded in one Haloarcula sp. DT43 genomic window:
- a CDS encoding IclR family transcriptional regulator yields the protein MTRAKTDSVRATRTSLAVLSGIKSLGGSATLAELADSLEPAKSTIYKHLLTLEDEGLVVERDGEYRIGLRWLEFGGIAQRYDGIYEVAKPEVRRMAVETGELANLMIEEQGYGIYIHTTSGDQAVALDTRLGKRIHLHKTAIGKALLSSFDDDRVAEIIDTRGLPAETDNTITDRETLFAELETIRETGVADDTEERVDGTGCVGVPIDTGDRREAAISITAPINRLQSPGRKAQLVDTVEQAANVIEVNLAHG from the coding sequence ATGACACGGGCGAAAACGGACTCGGTCCGGGCGACGCGGACCTCGCTGGCGGTACTCTCGGGTATCAAGTCCCTCGGCGGGAGCGCCACGCTGGCCGAACTCGCCGACTCGCTGGAGCCGGCCAAGAGCACGATATACAAGCACCTGCTGACGCTGGAAGACGAGGGTCTGGTGGTGGAACGGGACGGCGAGTACCGCATCGGGCTCCGGTGGCTGGAGTTCGGCGGCATCGCGCAGCGCTACGACGGCATCTACGAGGTGGCAAAGCCCGAGGTCAGGCGGATGGCCGTCGAGACCGGTGAACTGGCGAACCTGATGATAGAGGAGCAGGGCTACGGCATCTACATCCACACGACCAGCGGCGACCAGGCAGTCGCGCTCGATACGCGCCTCGGGAAGCGCATCCACCTCCACAAGACCGCCATCGGCAAGGCGCTCCTGTCGAGTTTCGACGACGACCGGGTCGCGGAAATCATCGACACCCGCGGGCTGCCGGCCGAGACGGACAACACCATCACCGACCGCGAGACGCTGTTCGCCGAACTCGAAACCATCCGCGAAACGGGGGTCGCCGACGACACCGAGGAACGGGTCGACGGGACCGGCTGTGTCGGCGTCCCAATCGACACCGGCGACCGCCGGGAAGCCGCTATCAGCATCACCGCCCCCATCAACCGACTGCAGTCCCCGGGCCGCAAAGCCCAGCTCGTCGACACGGTGGAACAGGCCGCCAACGTCATCGAGGTCAACCTGGCCCACGGATAA